The Microbacterium sp. SORGH_AS_0862 region CCATGACACGGGTCCCGCGCCGACGAGGGTCGCGCTGTGCGCGTCATCCACGGCGTCAGCGGCCGCGGTCAGCGTTTGAGCCCACACGCGGTGGGCATCGCCGGAGAGGGATGCCCACACGACCGCCGCTCCTGCGGCGAGGGCGATGAGGCCGACGAGGAGGACGAGGAAGCGGTTGAGGCCGCGGCGGGTGGTGTTCATCGCTCCTCCTTCTTCTCGAGACGGCGACGCACGCTCAGCGCGACCGACGGGTTCAGTCGATACGTGGCCAGTTCGGCTTGGGCTGCGGCGCGCACCCCGTCGAGGTCGATGCCGAGACCCGTCTCGGGCCGGACGGTGACGTCGACGCGGCGGTGGCCCACGCCGACGGTGAGCCGGCGCCGGTCGATGCCGAGGGCGTCGCTCAGATGCTGGGCCAGGGCGGCGGCGATCACGCCGTTGTCCACGACGACGATCGTGCCGTCGGCGGCGGCCATCGTGTGCTTCGCCAGTCGGCCGGGGGTGACCGCGATCACCACGAGGACCGCACCCACCAACGCAACGGCGGCGCCGATCGCGGTCATGGCCGTGCCGGACGCCGCGGAGAGGCCGCGTAGCAGGTCGGCCGGGGCGGCGATGAGCGCCGGAGCGCCCGCCATGAGGAGTACGGCCTCTGCCCCGAGGTAGGCGACCAGTGCGATCATCAGGACCACGGCGACGACCATGGCCGTCGACCGGGGCGAGTGGGTCTCACGCCGTTGCACGCGGGCGAGCGCGCGGTCCGGTGAAGCGGTGGTGCTCATCTGACCCTCCTCCTCTTCTCGATGCGGGCGCCGGTGATCGTGAGGTCGATGCGGCGTACCTCGCGGCCGGTGAGGGCCGCGACGTCGGTGCGGATCTGTTCGCGGATGCGGTGTCCGCGGGCTGTGACGTTCTCCGGCTCGGCGGGCCGAGCCTCATCCGACAGGTCCGGGATGGGAAGTGGCGCCTCCACCCGGACCGCCAGCGCGCCGGCGGTCGCGCCGAGCCGGACGGTGACCTCGCGTCGCGGGAGGCCCACGGCCCGCGCGGCGACCTGTTCGCACACGGCGACCAAGGCGCGCTCTGCCACGAGCGTGCGGCCCGGCAGGACCGTCTCGGCGGCGGGTGCGATCCCGCCGCCGAGCGCGGACCAGGTCGCGGTGCTCATGATGTCCGGCGGCCGGTGAACACGTTGGCGAGCGCGCGGAGATCGAGCGAACCCGACACGACGCGACCGACGAGCGCGCCGATGCCCATGAACAGGGCGACCAGGAGGAACCCCCAGAAGCCGAACAGCAGGGCGGACACGGCGAGCACCGCACCCACGAGCGCTCCGCTCACCGTGGCGCTCATGCGACGCGCGCCTCGGCGTCGTCGTCGGTGTCGTCACCGGGAAGGTGCACGTCGTTGACCTCGATGTTGACCTCGACGACCTCGAGGCCGACCAGGCGTGAGATCGCGCCGGCCACCGCGGTACGCACCCCCGCGGCGACTTCCTGGATGGGGGCGGGGTACTCCACGACGATCGTCAGATCGGCCGCGGCCTGCGTCTCACCGACCTCGACCTTCACACCCTGCGTGAGGTCGGTCGCGTTGATGGCGTCGCGGATCATCCCGAGGGCGCGCGCTCCGCCGCCGCCGAGCGCGTAAACGCCGGGGAACCTCGCGTGCCGCGATACCGGCGACCTTCGCGACCACGCCATCGGCGATGACGGTCCGACCTGCGGCCGCGACCGTCGGTGCGGATCCGGTCGTGCCGACGGCGCCGCGGTCGACGCGAGCGGGGGCGACGGTGGGGGTGGTCTTCTGCTCAGTGGCCATGATGTGCTCCTTTATCTCGTTGCCAGGGCGTTGACAAGAGCGCAAGACGGTTCTCGCCGTCGGCGCTAACTTCGCCCTACTGACATGAGGCACCTACCCGCCGGATCGTCACAAAAAAGTTCCGGCGGATTTCGGAGGGGCCGATGGCGGAGCCTGAAACGGGGGCGAGGGGACTCGCAGCGCTGTCCGACCGCATCCTGGTGGAGCGTGCGGTCGACGACGACGTGGCGGCCTTCGCGGAGATCGTGCGTCGGCACAGCCCGCTCATGCGCGCATACATCGCGCGCATGCTCCGCTCGCAAGCCGACGCCGACGACGTGGTGCAGGACGCCTTCGTCGTCGCGTGGCGGCAGCTGCCGACCCTCCGCGACGGTTCGTCGGTCAAGGCCTGGCTGCTGCGCATCGCGTCCCGCGAGGCACTGCGGGTGCTGCGCCGCGCGGGGAAGGAGGAGCCGTTCGAGGATTGGGAGCCGGCCACACCCGAAAGCACCAGGCCCGAGCACGTCGCCGAACGCAACGCTAGACTCGCCGCACTCTCGACGGCGTTGGAGAGGCTGCCGGAGGCGCAGCGACGGACCTGGCTGCTCCGGGAAGCCGCGGGGCTCGGCTACTCCGAGATCGCGGAGGAACTGGGCGTGCCGGTGAGCACGGTCCGCGGGAACCTCGCCCGTGCCAGAGCGAGCATCATGATCGGGATGGAGGGATGGCGATGACCGCATCGAACGCCTCATCCGACGTCCTCGACTGCGGGCGCACGATCCAGGAATTGAGCCAGTACCTGGAGGCCGGACGTTCGCCGCGGGACCCCGAGATCGAACAGTGCGCCGAGTGCTTGAACGCGCTGGAGTCCCTCTCCCGCGTCGGAGACCTCTCCCGCGACCTGTTCGCCGCCGATGCGGCCTCGCTCCCCGAGCCGTCGGCGGGATGGTTCGGCGGGATCCTCGACCAGGTCGCGGCCGAGCTGCGGTCGGGGCGCGACCTGCCGGTGCGCCACCCCGACCCGAGAGTGCGGATCACGATCGCCGAGGGCGCGGTGCGCACCCTCCTGCGCTCGGCCGCCGACGAGCTGGACGGGGTGTTCATCGGACGCACGCGCATCATCGGCGACGCCGAGGAGCTCGGCGCCCCGGTGACGATCGACATCACCGCATCCATCGCGTGGGACCTCGACGCGCGCGCCGTGGCGGACGACGTGCGCCGCCGGGTCGCTGAGGTCGTCGAGCGCCACACCGACCTCGAGGTCGCGGCGATCGACGTCACGATCGAGGACGTCCACGCCCCCCAGCCGCGAAAGGACGCGTCATGAACCTGCCCTCTGCGCCACGGGACGCGGTGACCGAACTCGTCCTCGGCTCCTCCGGAGTCGCGGCGGTCTTCCCGCCGCGCGTCGCGGATGCGGTGGCCGGCGCGCTCGGCTCCGTCGCCCCGCTCGTGGCGGGGCGCGCGGCCTCGGAGTCGGTCCAGGTGCGGATCGCCGCCGACGCATCGGCGGGTGCGGCCGACACGGGCCGCGAGGTCGCGGATCTGCTCCTCGCCCGCTTCCCGGATGCGGACCTCATCCGGGTGCAGGTCGACCGCATCCAGTGACGGAGGCGAAGAGCGTGAAGGAGTACCGCGTCCAGTTCAAGAACTCCTGGTCGGAGCGCAACGGCGATGAGGTCACGGAGCGCGTGATGACGCTCGCGGACGCACGGCGCTTCATCGCCGAGCATCCCGAGACCGAGTACGTCATCCTGCAGCGGAGTGCAGGTGACCCGCCCTCGATCTGGTCGCTGCTCGCGGAGGAGGAAGAGGGCTGACCGAGCGGGTCAGAGAGTGATGAGTGCCGCCTCGACACGGGCGTCGTCGATCGTGACCGTCATGCAGGTGTGATGGGGTTGCCGGCGCCGGTCGGTCGGAGAGCCCGGATTCAGCAGACGCAGGCCCCCGGGCGTGACGGTGTCCCACGGGATGTGGCTGTGTCCGAACACGAGCAGATCGGACTCGGGGTACGCCGCATCCATACGGCGCTCCCGCGAGCGTGCGTCGCCCGTCTCGTGCACCACGCTCATCCGGACGCCCTCGATCCGACGGTGCGCGACCAGCGGAAGCCGGGCCCGCAGATCCGCCCCGTCGTTGTTGCCGTAGACGCCGATGACCTCGCCGTGCCGAGCGAGGTCGTCCAGCACCCACTCGACGACCCAGTCGCCGGCGTGCACGATCAGATCGGCGTCGTCCGCGAGCCGACGAACCGCATCCGGGAGCGTGCGCGCCCGCGGCGGGATGTGAGTGTCGGAGATCAGCAACAGCCGCGTCGTCACGAACGAGCCGCCGAGAACGGTCCGCGCAGCGCCGCCCATTGCAGCAGCATGATCGTCTTCGCATCGACGATATCGATGCCGATGCGCCCGAGGGCGTCGTCGACGTCGAGCTCGAGCACCTCGATGTCCTCGCCCTCGTCGGCGAGTCCCGCCCGCGCTCCCGGCACCACATCGCCGCGACGGTACGGCGCGGCGAAGAAGTGCAGTCGTTCGGTCACCGACCCGGGGCTCATGTAGACGTCGAAGACGTGCTCCACTTCGCCGACCGGGCGCCCGGTCTCCTCCTCGGCCTCGCGCCGGATGGCCGACTCGGGCGCGTCGTCGTCGAGCAGGCCCGCGGCGGCCTCGATCAGCATGCCGTCGGGATGCCGGTTGACGTAGACCGGGTAGCGGAACTGACGGGTCAGCAGCACGGTGCGCGCCTGAGGGTCGTAGAGAAGGATGCACGCTCCGTCGCCGCGGTCGTACGTCTCGCGGTGCTCGGTGGTCCAGGAGCCGTCCGAGTGCTGGAAGTCGAAGGTCGTCGTGCGCGTCACGAACCAGTTCGAGGTGAGCACGCGGACCTCGCGCACCCGCACCCTGGGGTTGCCGTTCAGATCGCGCCCCGCGCGGTCGAGGCCCGTGCGGCCCCGCGCATCCGGGACGTCGACCCCCGGCTGACCCGTCATCGGCGTTCCAGCCGCACCACGGGGATGGTGCGCGTCGTGCGTCGCTCGTAATCGCCGAAACCGGGGCTCGCTTCGAGGAAGCGCTGCCACGCCGCATCCCGTTCGGACGGATCGAGCACCCGAGCCGTCACCTGCACCTCGCCCGACGGCGTCTCGACCGTGACGTCGGGATGCGCGCGGAGGTTGTGGAACCACGCCGGGTTGTCCTCCGCCCCCGCCTTCGAAGCGGCGATCAGCCAGGCATCGGCTCCGTCGGGAAGCGCCATGAGCGGGGCGATGCGCTCGACGCCGCTGCGGGCGCCGATGTGGTGCAACAGGATGAGGGCGTCGCCGAAGTTCTCCACCCGGCCGCCGTTTCGCCGGAACTCGGCGATCACGTGATCGTTGTACGAGGTCATGCGTGTGCTCCGTCTGTCGGTGGGTTCGCCGTCTCGATCCTCGCACTCCGCGCGGGAGACGGGGGATGCCGCCTGCGATCCGTCTGCGCACGCTACCGTCGTCGTGTGAGCGATGACCGTCGGGACGACGAGGTCGATCTGCTGATCGACGCGTGGGGCAGGCGCCTGCCCGATGTCGATCTCACTCCGCTCGATGTCATGTCGAGGCTGCGTCGTGCGGCGATCCGGCTCGACCGATTGCGTGCTGCGGCGTTCGCGACGGCGGGTCTGGCGTCGTGGGAGTTCGACGTGCTCGCGGCGCTGCGTCGCGCCGATCCTCCGCACCGGCTGAGCCCCGCGCAGCTGATCGAACGGACGATGATCACGAGCGCGACGATGTCGCATCGGCTGGCGAACCTCTCGACGCGCGGCCTCGTGGTGCGAAAGCGCAACCCGTCCGACGGGCGCAGCGTCTACATCCTGCTGACGGAGGAAGGCATCAGGGTGGTGGATGCGGCCATGACGGAGCTCGTGCGGCGGGAGGCGGAGGTTCTGGCGGGGTCGGATCGCGCCGACATCGCCGCCCTCACGAGGGCCCTGCGCCCGCTCATGGGGCCCGAACGCGGGTGACGCGCCCGTCGAGTTGTGGCGGAGCCGACCGACGAGGAAAATCCCGCGTATGAGCCACGAGACCGTCGCCGTGCCGACTCGTCCCCCCGACCTGACAGACGCGCAGTGGGAGCGGCTGTGCGTGTACGGCACCGCAGAGGAGGTGTCCGCAGGGGACTACGTCTTCCGCTCCGGCGATCACGACTACGACATGATCCTCGTCGACACCGCCGAGATCGAGATCGTGCGCGACGGTCTGGGCTGGGTCGACGAGGTGGTGCTCACGCGCATGGGTGCGCGCACGTTCGCGGGCGAGCTGAGCCTGCTGAACGGGCAGGGGGCCTTCCTCTCCGCCCGTGTGGCCGAGCCCGGCCGGATCCTGCGGGTGCCGCGCGCGCAGCTGCGCCGGCTGATGGCGGAGGACGACGAGCTCTGCGACCTGATCCTGCACGCCCTGTGGGACCGGCGGGAGTCGTTGCGAACCGGTCCCGCCGCCCTCACGCTCAAATTCGTCGGGCTCCGCGGCTCGCGCGAGTTCCTCGCCCTGGACCGTTTCGCCGAGCGGCTCGACCTCGTGCACACCGCCGTCGAGGTGGATCCCGACGACATGGGCGTCCACGCCGATCACGGCGTGCG contains the following coding sequences:
- a CDS encoding DUF6286 domain-containing protein produces the protein MSTTASPDRALARVQRRETHSPRSTAMVVAVVLMIALVAYLGAEAVLLMAGAPALIAAPADLLRGLSAASGTAMTAIGAAVALVGAVLVVIAVTPGRLAKHTMAAADGTIVVVDNGVIAAALAQHLSDALGIDRRRLTVGVGHRRVDVTVRPETGLGIDLDGVRAAAQAELATYRLNPSVALSVRRRLEKKEER
- a CDS encoding DUF2273 domain-containing protein, which produces MSATVSGALVGAVLAVSALLFGFWGFLLVALFMGIGALVGRVVSGSLDLRALANVFTGRRTS
- a CDS encoding RNA polymerase sigma factor, whose amino-acid sequence is MAEPETGARGLAALSDRILVERAVDDDVAAFAEIVRRHSPLMRAYIARMLRSQADADDVVQDAFVVAWRQLPTLRDGSSVKAWLLRIASREALRVLRRAGKEEPFEDWEPATPESTRPEHVAERNARLAALSTALERLPEAQRRTWLLREAAGLGYSEIAEELGVPVSTVRGNLARARASIMIGMEGWR
- a CDS encoding Asp23/Gls24 family envelope stress response protein; this encodes MTASNASSDVLDCGRTIQELSQYLEAGRSPRDPEIEQCAECLNALESLSRVGDLSRDLFAADAASLPEPSAGWFGGILDQVAAELRSGRDLPVRHPDPRVRITIAEGAVRTLLRSAADELDGVFIGRTRIIGDAEELGAPVTIDITASIAWDLDARAVADDVRRRVAEVVERHTDLEVAAIDVTIEDVHAPQPRKDAS
- a CDS encoding metallophosphoesterase codes for the protein MGGAARTVLGGSFVTTRLLLISDTHIPPRARTLPDAVRRLADDADLIVHAGDWVVEWVLDDLARHGEVIGVYGNNDGADLRARLPLVAHRRIEGVRMSVVHETGDARSRERRMDAAYPESDLLVFGHSHIPWDTVTPGGLRLLNPGSPTDRRRQPHHTCMTVTIDDARVEAALITL
- a CDS encoding NUDIX domain-containing protein — encoded protein: MTGQPGVDVPDARGRTGLDRAGRDLNGNPRVRVREVRVLTSNWFVTRTTTFDFQHSDGSWTTEHRETYDRGDGACILLYDPQARTVLLTRQFRYPVYVNRHPDGMLIEAAAGLLDDDAPESAIRREAEEETGRPVGEVEHVFDVYMSPGSVTERLHFFAAPYRRGDVVPGARAGLADEGEDIEVLELDVDDALGRIGIDIVDAKTIMLLQWAALRGPFSAARS
- a CDS encoding nitroreductase family deazaflavin-dependent oxidoreductase, which codes for MTSYNDHVIAEFRRNGGRVENFGDALILLHHIGARSGVERIAPLMALPDGADAWLIAASKAGAEDNPAWFHNLRAHPDVTVETPSGEVQVTARVLDPSERDAAWQRFLEASPGFGDYERRTTRTIPVVRLERR
- a CDS encoding MarR family winged helix-turn-helix transcriptional regulator — protein: MSDDRRDDEVDLLIDAWGRRLPDVDLTPLDVMSRLRRAAIRLDRLRAAAFATAGLASWEFDVLAALRRADPPHRLSPAQLIERTMITSATMSHRLANLSTRGLVVRKRNPSDGRSVYILLTEEGIRVVDAAMTELVRREAEVLAGSDRADIAALTRALRPLMGPERG